A stretch of the Nitrospinota bacterium genome encodes the following:
- a CDS encoding serine hydrolase domain-containing protein: MEKEEYPKITDIMERARKSSIFPGAYLLFAKRGDIKYKKAFGHSSLVPEISELREDTIFDIASLTKVIATTTALMLLVRDKYLEVDDKASKFIPSLVKYGKSDITLRHLLSHSSGLPAWKPYYKEVCNNDRMIPNHTTKNLIYEMVHKEKLIYPLGEDFQYSDLGFILLEEVIEKVSGQSLENFCDERIFSPLGMKNTFYIKLADKRNLAKEKFAATEECPWRKRVLRGEVHDANAYAMGGVAGHAGLFAIGGDIYIFAKEILEIFRGREGMIPKEILEKFIKRQEIVKHSSRALGWDTPSRIFSTSGRYFSNESIGHTGFTGVSLWIDLKREIIVILLSNRVHPTRENQTFNRFRPYIHDIVMEELLNKDNG, from the coding sequence TTGGAAAAGGAAGAGTATCCAAAGATCACAGATATTATGGAGAGGGCCAGGAAGAGCAGTATATTCCCTGGCGCATATCTATTGTTTGCTAAAAGAGGAGATATTAAATATAAAAAGGCGTTTGGCCATAGTTCTCTTGTTCCAGAGATATCAGAACTTAGAGAGGATACCATATTTGACATTGCATCGTTAACTAAGGTGATTGCAACGACCACCGCTCTGATGCTATTGGTTAGAGACAAATATCTTGAAGTAGATGATAAGGCATCTAAATTTATTCCTTCACTTGTTAAATATGGCAAGAGTGACATAACTCTCCGCCACCTTTTAAGCCATTCCTCAGGTCTACCAGCATGGAAACCCTATTATAAAGAAGTTTGTAACAATGATCGGATGATACCTAATCATACAACAAAGAATTTAATCTATGAGATGGTGCATAAAGAGAAGTTAATTTATCCTCTTGGGGAGGATTTTCAATATAGTGATTTAGGTTTTATTCTATTAGAGGAAGTCATTGAGAAGGTGTCAGGCCAATCTCTGGAGAATTTTTGTGATGAACGTATATTCAGTCCATTAGGAATGAAAAATACCTTTTACATTAAATTGGCTGATAAGAGGAATCTAGCAAAAGAGAAGTTTGCAGCTACAGAGGAATGTCCTTGGAGAAAAAGAGTGTTAAGAGGAGAAGTTCATGATGCAAACGCCTATGCTATGGGAGGAGTTGCTGGGCATGCAGGACTCTTTGCAATAGGAGGAGATATTTATATCTTTGCAAAGGAGATACTTGAAATTTTTAGGGGAAGAGAAGGAATGATTCCCAAAGAGATATTAGAGAAATTTATTAAAAGGCAGGAGATCGTAAAACACTCAAGCAGGGCCCTTGGTTGGGATACTCCTTCCAGAATATTTTCTACCTCAGGAAGATATTTTTCTAATGAGTCTATTGGACACACTGGCTTTACCGGCGTATCCTTATGGATAGATTTAAAAAGGGAAATAATAGTTATTTTATTGTCAAACAGGGTTCACCCCACGAGAGAGAACCAGACCTTTAATCGATTTAGGCCCTACATCCATGATATAGTCATGGAGGAATTGCTGAACAAGGACAATGGATAA
- the mpl gene encoding UDP-N-acetylmuramate:L-alanyl-gamma-D-glutamyl-meso-diaminopimelate ligase: MDKSALKKIHMIAVCGTGMSSLAGMLKKSGYVVTGSDQDVYPPMSTKLEELGIPVKIGYKPSNLDENPDLVIVGNAVSRKNPEIKALLKKKIPYLSFPQALADFFLKEKETIVIAGTHGKTTASSLMAWILEVAGEDPGFMIGGIPLNFGENYKLGMGRYFVVEGDEYDTAFFDKGPKFLHYLPKNVILTSIEFDHADIYQDLNHIKESFKKFVQIIPEDKVLLLGLDFPHSSEMKKYAGCKTETYGFHPMAEWRAVDMKLGKSGAEFSINNKKEKMGPFHWSLMGRHNIQNAIGVIAIAIRLGIPLQTIKKSLKAFKGVRRRQEIKIEKNGIIVIDDFAHHPTSVRETIGAVKAHYPDKRLWALFEPRTATSRRNIFQNDYVDAFKAADKVIIAGVFRPDQIEQELIFSPSQLVSKLNSNGHSAYFIEEVDEIVDFLRKSLSPGDIVLVMSNGGFGGIHEKLGSMLKSMGNK, translated from the coding sequence ATGGATAAGAGCGCTTTAAAAAAGATTCATATGATTGCTGTATGTGGGACAGGGATGAGTTCCTTAGCAGGAATGCTCAAGAAGTCAGGATATGTCGTCACAGGCTCTGACCAAGATGTTTATCCTCCCATGAGCACTAAATTGGAAGAATTAGGAATTCCAGTAAAGATAGGATACAAGCCGTCCAATCTTGATGAAAATCCTGATTTGGTAATTGTAGGGAATGCTGTATCAAGGAAAAATCCAGAGATAAAAGCGCTTTTGAAAAAGAAAATCCCTTATCTCTCGTTTCCTCAGGCTTTGGCTGATTTCTTCCTGAAGGAAAAAGAAACAATCGTTATTGCTGGAACCCACGGAAAAACAACAGCTTCTTCCCTCATGGCGTGGATTTTAGAGGTGGCTGGTGAGGACCCAGGGTTTATGATTGGAGGAATTCCTTTAAATTTTGGAGAAAATTATAAATTAGGTATGGGGAGATATTTTGTGGTGGAGGGGGATGAATATGATACAGCCTTTTTTGATAAGGGTCCAAAATTTCTTCATTATTTACCAAAAAATGTCATATTGACAAGTATAGAGTTTGACCATGCTGATATATATCAGGACCTAAATCATATCAAAGAATCCTTTAAAAAATTTGTCCAGATTATACCTGAAGATAAAGTACTTCTTCTTGGTCTCGATTTTCCGCATTCAAGTGAAATGAAGAAATATGCAGGCTGTAAAACTGAGACCTATGGCTTTCATCCAATGGCAGAGTGGAGGGCTGTTGATATGAAACTCGGTAAGTCCGGTGCAGAGTTCTCTATAAATAATAAGAAAGAGAAAATGGGCCCTTTTCATTGGTCTTTGATGGGAAGACATAATATTCAAAATGCCATTGGTGTTATAGCAATAGCTATAAGACTTGGCATCCCTCTTCAAACCATAAAGAAAAGCCTTAAGGCCTTTAAGGGAGTAAGGCGTCGTCAGGAAATCAAGATTGAAAAAAATGGCATTATTGTAATTGATGATTTTGCTCATCATCCTACATCTGTGAGAGAAACCATAGGAGCTGTTAAAGCACATTATCCGGATAAAAGACTCTGGGCGTTGTTTGAGCCCCGCACAGCTACAAGCAGAAGGAATATATTTCAAAATGACTACGTAGATGCCTTTAAGGCGGCTGATAAAGTTATCATTGCAGGAGTCTTTAGGCCTGATCAGATAGAACAGGAACTGATTTTCTCTCCATCTCAATTGGTCAGTAAATTAAATTCAAATGGCCATTCAGCCTATTTTATAGAAGAGGTGGATGAGATAGTTGATTTTTTAAGAAAGAGTTTAAGCCCAGGAGATATTGTTCTTGTTATGTCAAATGGTGGTTTTGGAGGCATCCATGAAAAATTGGGCTCGATGCTGAAGAGCATGGGAAATAAGTGA
- a CDS encoding Wzz/FepE/Etk N-terminal domain-containing protein: protein MDEIKLIWKRKKFIIFITLLSLLIAGTINFKKYSEYNIEAHIKAEKLNQELVKNKDLFKSMFIEDLDLKYPLKVNSFLSGKEKKYLKVEIRTGDPDTIKKRFEALGGSDIGIRLDKRVTSADKIFYTILFTLCVLIMTSVFVLVFFEDEKKQ, encoded by the coding sequence TTGGATGAGATAAAACTTATTTGGAAAAGGAAAAAATTCATCATCTTCATCACACTTTTATCTCTGTTGATTGCTGGCACAATTAATTTTAAGAAGTATAGTGAATACAATATAGAGGCTCACATTAAGGCTGAAAAACTCAATCAAGAGTTAGTTAAAAATAAGGATCTATTCAAATCGATGTTCATTGAGGATTTGGATCTGAAATATCCTTTAAAGGTCAACTCATTTTTATCTGGAAAAGAGAAAAAATATCTCAAGGTTGAAATAAGAACCGGTGATCCTGATACAATAAAGAAAAGGTTCGAGGCATTAGGAGGCTCTGATATAGGTATTCGTCTTGACAAAAGGGTTACCTCTGCAGATAAGATTTTTTATACCATTCTTTTTACGCTCTGTGTGCTCATTATGACGTCGGTCTTTGTTCTCGTCTTTTTTGAGGATGAAAAGAAACAATAA
- a CDS encoding TRAP transporter large permease produces MEAGILLFLIFLVLLFLGIPIAVALGGTALFLIWKYQLGLPVYSANFYAGIAKFQLLAIPFFILAGFILERCGISKRLVNLASLIVGSIPGGLAIVAIAVCVFFGGISGSGPADAAAMGAVLIPAMIAKGYEKGFSSALIASSGSTAIVVPPSIALILYGVITNVSIPALFAAGIFPGLLAGFSLVLPAYFISKKKGFLGEERGTFKEIMKAFKESIWGLLAPIIILGGIYGGIFTPTEAAVVAVFYGLFVGMIIYRTLKLKDLYPILCDAALSSAIVMIIVSFAGLYSWAGSTLGVMDKTASFLLSLSSNPYISILIINILILIAGMLLDAISIYYIFLPILLPIIAHFQWDPLWFGVVMTLNLAIGQFTPPVAINLFVTTNIAKTSLEDTSLAVIPFIITMFLALLIVIYMPSLSLVLPIWWNLYTL; encoded by the coding sequence ATGGAAGCGGGTATTCTATTATTTTTAATCTTTTTAGTCCTTCTTTTCTTAGGCATACCCATTGCTGTTGCCTTGGGTGGAACAGCCTTGTTTCTGATATGGAAATATCAGTTAGGTCTGCCTGTCTACTCTGCTAATTTCTATGCCGGTATTGCAAAGTTCCAGCTCCTTGCCATCCCCTTTTTTATACTGGCAGGTTTTATATTAGAGCGCTGTGGGATTTCTAAAAGGCTCGTTAATCTAGCAAGCCTCATTGTCGGCTCCATTCCCGGAGGTCTTGCTATTGTGGCTATTGCGGTCTGTGTCTTTTTTGGTGGTATTTCTGGCTCAGGTCCTGCTGATGCTGCAGCCATGGGAGCTGTGCTTATTCCTGCAATGATTGCAAAGGGCTATGAAAAAGGCTTTTCATCAGCCCTTATTGCCAGCAGCGGTTCAACAGCTATCGTTGTCCCTCCCAGTATTGCATTGATTCTCTATGGGGTGATAACCAATGTCTCTATACCCGCCCTCTTTGCTGCCGGAATCTTTCCCGGTTTGTTAGCAGGGTTTTCTCTTGTTCTTCCTGCTTATTTTATATCAAAGAAAAAAGGATTTTTAGGGGAGGAAAGGGGAACGTTTAAAGAAATCATGAAGGCATTTAAGGAATCGATCTGGGGACTCCTCGCTCCTATCATTATTCTCGGTGGTATCTATGGCGGGATATTTACGCCAACAGAGGCTGCTGTTGTTGCTGTATTCTATGGTCTCTTTGTAGGTATGATTATTTATAGAACGCTTAAACTAAAAGATCTCTATCCTATTTTATGCGATGCGGCACTCTCTTCAGCCATTGTTATGATTATTGTCTCTTTTGCTGGTCTTTACTCATGGGCTGGCTCTACTTTAGGGGTTATGGACAAGACAGCCTCTTTTCTTTTATCATTAAGCTCTAATCCTTACATTTCAATTTTAATCATTAATATACTCATCTTAATTGCTGGCATGCTTCTGGATGCCATATCGATATACTATATTTTTCTTCCCATTCTCCTTCCTATTATTGCTCACTTTCAATGGGACCCCTTGTGGTTTGGTGTCGTTATGACCCTGAATCTGGCAATAGGGCAGTTTACACCCCCTGTGGCAATCAACCTTTTTGTCACGACAAATATTGCAAAAACCTCTTTAGAAGATACCTCTCTGGCAGTCATTCCATTTATCATTACCATGTTTTTAGCCCTTCTTATTGTTATCTATATGCCAAGCTTAAGCCTCGTTCTCCCTATATGGTGGAATCTCTATACCCTATAA
- a CDS encoding TRAP transporter small permease yields MKEKTKWLLENLEEVLCAFILGIMALLAFANVITRYFIQYSLAFTEEIEVNLMVWLTLLGTSVGFKKGAHLGLTFLLNRLSYPLKKLLSLASACLSLILFALLIGFSVSQIFAEIELEITSEALELPQWWYTMGIPVCGLVLIFRIITILNKNIKEP; encoded by the coding sequence ATGAAAGAAAAGACAAAATGGCTGTTAGAAAATCTGGAAGAAGTCTTATGTGCTTTTATACTTGGGATAATGGCTCTTCTTGCCTTTGCAAATGTAATTACTAGATACTTTATTCAATATTCGCTGGCATTTACAGAAGAAATAGAAGTCAACCTTATGGTTTGGCTTACTCTGCTGGGAACGTCTGTCGGCTTTAAAAAGGGTGCACATCTCGGGTTAACCTTTCTTTTGAATCGCCTCTCTTATCCTTTAAAAAAACTGCTGTCTTTAGCCTCTGCCTGCCTTTCCCTCATCTTATTTGCATTACTCATAGGGTTCAGCGTATCTCAGATTTTTGCAGAGATTGAGCTTGAAATTACTTCCGAGGCATTAGAATTACCCCAGTGGTGGTATACCATGGGGATCCCTGTATGTGGTTTAGTTTTGATATTTCGAATCATCACCATTCTCAATAAAAACATCAAGGAACCTTGA
- a CDS encoding DctP family TRAP transporter solute-binding subunit: MLKNRLWLISLLLASSFLTFPFLACSTPYKSEYKLSVVVGPKGPWGEGASKFTDLVRKKSGERINIKCYFSGQLFAGKQTNEFFLLRQGVIDFALGSTINWSTTIKELNLFSLPFFFSDYKSLDKITHGKTGKRINGILKKKGVVNLGWGENGFRELTNGKREVKKPDDLKGLKIRVVGSPIFINTFRALGANPVSMNWGEAVTAFQQKTVDGQENPIVSVILPYKLYQMHDYITIWHYAIDPLVLGINKDIWNNFTKEDQRIVKEAAKEAMDWQRSEARKGLEKNQKAIDFLKNNGMKVTILSKDEMKIFKNLTGPVYKKWVKKIGEDLVKLAEEELK, encoded by the coding sequence ATGCTTAAAAATAGACTCTGGCTTATCTCTCTTCTGTTAGCATCATCTTTTTTGACTTTCCCTTTCTTAGCCTGCTCGACTCCTTATAAATCAGAATATAAGCTGAGTGTTGTTGTAGGGCCAAAGGGACCATGGGGAGAGGGAGCTTCTAAGTTTACCGATCTTGTTCGAAAAAAGAGTGGGGAACGCATCAATATAAAGTGTTATTTTAGCGGCCAGCTATTTGCAGGAAAGCAGACCAATGAGTTTTTTCTCTTAAGACAGGGGGTTATAGATTTTGCTCTTGGTTCCACAATAAACTGGTCTACTACAATCAAGGAACTCAATCTCTTCTCTCTTCCCTTTTTCTTTTCGGATTACAAGTCTTTGGACAAAATCACACATGGGAAAACAGGTAAAAGGATTAATGGTATCCTGAAAAAAAAAGGCGTTGTTAACCTTGGTTGGGGAGAAAATGGTTTTAGAGAGCTTACCAATGGAAAGCGAGAGGTCAAAAAGCCTGACGATTTGAAGGGATTAAAGATAAGGGTCGTGGGTTCCCCCATATTTATCAATACCTTTCGGGCCCTGGGAGCAAATCCTGTATCGATGAACTGGGGAGAGGCTGTGACAGCCTTTCAACAGAAGACCGTAGACGGTCAGGAAAACCCAATCGTTTCTGTTATTTTACCTTATAAGCTATATCAGATGCATGATTACATAACCATATGGCACTATGCCATCGATCCCCTTGTCTTGGGTATCAATAAGGATATATGGAACAATTTTACGAAAGAAGATCAAAGAATCGTCAAAGAGGCAGCCAAAGAAGCCATGGACTGGCAAAGAAGTGAGGCGAGAAAAGGGCTTGAAAAAAACCAAAAAGCCATCGATTTTTTAAAGAATAATGGAATGAAGGTAACCATCCTTTCAAAAGATGAGATGAAAATCTTTAAAAACTTGACAGGACCTGTCTATAAAAAATGGGTTAAGAAGATTGGCGAGGATCTCGTTAAGTTAGCTGAGGAAGAGCTCAAATAG
- a CDS encoding NAD(P)H-dependent oxidoreductase: MSKVLILYYSKTGNTEEMVQYIEEGVKKEGVDVDIKKVQDVTPDVLLEYDGIIIGSPTYYGSMAAEIKQLFDESVRFHGDLTGKVGGAFTSAANLAGGNETTILGILKAMLIHGMIIQGDAMGDHYGPVAIGKPDERAKKECMKLGGNIARLVKRLK, encoded by the coding sequence ATGTCAAAGGTTCTCATCTTATACTATTCAAAGACTGGTAATACCGAGGAAATGGTTCAATATATAGAAGAGGGGGTTAAGAAGGAAGGCGTTGATGTCGATATAAAGAAGGTTCAGGATGTGACACCTGATGTCCTGTTGGAGTATGATGGAATTATCATTGGGTCGCCAACCTATTATGGAAGCATGGCAGCAGAGATTAAGCAGCTCTTTGACGAGAGCGTGAGATTTCATGGAGACCTTACAGGTAAGGTTGGTGGAGCCTTTACCTCAGCAGCTAACTTGGCTGGAGGAAATGAGACCACGATTTTGGGTATCTTGAAAGCGATGTTGATCCATGGTATGATTATTCAGGGAGACGCCATGGGAGATCACTACGGTCCTGTAGCGATTGGCAAACCGGATGAGAGAGCGAAAAAAGAGTGTATGAAATTAGGCGGAAATATAGCAAGATTGGTAAAGAGATTAAAATAG
- a CDS encoding PilZ domain-containing protein — MDQQRRQFFRVEYPVEERPKFLWKKKEYEVVDVSEMGIRFVCPRINPLELEKIVRGNVIFEDGESYEVSGDVVRYQNEMIALRLYEGPPYSKIVSEQRRLHQKYPRLFGLEE; from the coding sequence ATAGATCAGCAGAGACGACAATTTTTTCGCGTTGAATATCCCGTAGAAGAGCGTCCAAAATTCCTTTGGAAAAAGAAAGAGTATGAAGTGGTTGATGTCAGTGAAATGGGGATAAGATTTGTTTGTCCTAGAATAAATCCTCTAGAGCTAGAGAAGATTGTTCGGGGAAATGTTATTTTTGAAGACGGGGAATCGTATGAAGTTTCAGGGGATGTTGTTCGTTATCAGAACGAGATGATTGCACTTCGTCTTTACGAGGGCCCCCCTTACAGCAAAATTGTGAGTGAGCAGCGCCGCCTCCATCAGAAATATCCTCGCCTATTTGGGTTAGAAGAGTAA
- a CDS encoding AEC family transporter: MDIFITSFESVAVLLVIGFLGFWIIKRDLFPGTVLKFLSPLAIDIALPCLVFFSIITNFSPEKTAGWWQLPICWLLFTAVSFPLSIIAGFVSQKNTRSEFTLSLFYQNGIFLPLVIIGGLFGDNSAYLVYLFLFTMFFPGFFFSTYHFFFGKKDHFLNWKKIVNPVLIASLVAVFIRYVGAHDYIPRFIISSIRLVGGMAIPSLLIIIGGNIYIDFQKKGTLYIREVVKFVFIKNLLFPLVFFSILILFRPSYSIALIILLESAVPPITAVPIVTERAGGNYNIVNQFVVASFVFSLFSISLMVMLFSMYFTP, encoded by the coding sequence ATGGATATCTTTATCACATCATTCGAATCGGTTGCAGTACTTTTAGTTATAGGGTTTTTAGGATTCTGGATCATTAAAAGAGATCTCTTCCCGGGAACTGTGCTGAAATTCCTTTCGCCTTTAGCCATTGATATTGCTTTACCTTGCCTTGTCTTTTTTAGTATCATTACAAATTTCTCTCCAGAAAAAACCGCGGGATGGTGGCAACTTCCTATTTGTTGGCTTCTTTTCACGGCGGTTTCATTCCCTCTTTCGATCATTGCCGGCTTTGTATCACAAAAAAACACCCGCTCTGAATTTACTCTCAGCCTTTTTTATCAGAATGGAATATTTCTCCCATTGGTAATCATAGGAGGACTTTTTGGTGATAATTCAGCATATTTGGTCTATCTTTTTTTATTTACTATGTTTTTTCCTGGCTTTTTCTTCAGCACATATCATTTCTTCTTCGGTAAGAAAGATCATTTTTTGAACTGGAAGAAAATTGTTAATCCTGTGCTTATTGCATCTCTGGTTGCAGTCTTTATACGATATGTTGGAGCACATGATTATATCCCTCGTTTTATTATCTCAAGCATTAGGCTCGTAGGCGGCATGGCAATACCTTCCTTATTGATAATAATCGGCGGCAATATTTATATCGATTTTCAAAAGAAAGGCACCCTTTATATCAGGGAAGTTGTGAAATTTGTATTCATCAAGAACCTTCTCTTTCCACTGGTGTTTTTTAGCATTCTCATATTGTTCCGACCAAGCTATAGCATTGCCTTGATTATCCTCCTTGAAAGCGCTGTTCCACCCATTACTGCTGTTCCTATTGTTACTGAAAGAGCAGGAGGCAATTATAACATTGTAAACCAATTTGTTGTGGCCAGCTTTGTTTTTTCGCTCTTTTCCATCTCTTTAATGGTTATGCTATTCAGCATGTATTTTACGCCTTAG
- the hisF gene encoding imidazole glycerol phosphate synthase subunit HisF: protein MSLIKIMPCLDMKEGRVVKGVNFIDLRDAGDPVENAAFYEKEGADELAMLDIAATLENRKTKLEWVKNVSSVINISLTVGGGISSLEDIELVLDAGAGKISMNSAAVKNPDLISEATKKFNSKKITIAIDGRRNSEMPSGFEVVVSGGTKPVGKDAVEWAKECEERGASVILSTSMDSDGTQAGYDLEFTSAIADAVDLPVIASGGAGKLEHFYDAVIKGHAEILLAASVFHFHTVRIKALKEYLREKGLQVTIKS, encoded by the coding sequence ATGAGCCTGATAAAAATCATGCCGTGCCTCGATATGAAAGAGGGAAGGGTTGTTAAGGGTGTTAACTTTATAGACCTAAGGGATGCAGGTGATCCTGTAGAAAATGCTGCCTTTTATGAAAAGGAAGGGGCTGATGAGCTGGCCATGCTCGATATTGCTGCAACCTTAGAGAATAGAAAAACAAAATTGGAGTGGGTGAAGAATGTTTCATCCGTTATCAATATCTCGTTGACCGTGGGAGGCGGTATTTCCTCTCTGGAAGACATTGAACTTGTTCTTGATGCGGGTGCAGGTAAAATCTCTATGAATAGTGCCGCAGTTAAGAATCCTGATCTGATAAGTGAGGCAACAAAAAAATTCAATTCAAAGAAGATAACCATTGCCATAGATGGGAGAAGAAACAGCGAGATGCCATCCGGATTTGAGGTTGTCGTATCAGGAGGCACCAAACCTGTGGGAAAAGATGCCGTTGAGTGGGCCAAGGAGTGTGAGGAGCGGGGAGCGAGTGTAATCCTGTCAACAAGCATGGATAGCGATGGAACGCAGGCTGGCTATGACCTCGAATTTACGAGTGCCATTGCAGATGCTGTTGATCTGCCCGTAATCGCTTCAGGTGGAGCAGGGAAGCTTGAGCATTTTTATGATGCAGTCATCAAAGGTCATGCAGAGATCTTGTTAGCTGCATCGGTCTTTCATTTTCACACCGTAAGAATCAAGGCGCTCAAGGAATATCTTCGTGAAAAGGGCCTGCAGGTCACTATTAAATCTTAA
- a CDS encoding glycine zipper family protein: MEFHVKGLIIPLLIFIFGMGLLVSCAKRPVLYPNERIYELGREVAEQDIDDCIRLAEQQGLKSRTAEKVAKKTAKGATSGAVVGTAVGAVTGRIGKGAAVGAAGGGSAGFMSGIFDAREPDPLHRKFVEKCLRDKGYKIIGWK; encoded by the coding sequence TTGGAGTTTCATGTGAAAGGATTAATTATCCCCCTTTTGATTTTTATTTTTGGTATGGGTCTCTTGGTGTCGTGTGCCAAGCGCCCTGTTCTTTATCCGAATGAGCGAATTTACGAGCTTGGACGGGAAGTTGCAGAGCAGGATATTGATGACTGTATAAGACTTGCAGAACAGCAAGGGCTAAAGTCCAGAACTGCTGAGAAGGTAGCAAAAAAGACAGCAAAGGGTGCAACAAGCGGTGCTGTGGTCGGCACAGCCGTAGGCGCAGTCACCGGTCGTATAGGGAAAGGTGCAGCAGTTGGTGCGGCTGGCGGAGGCTCTGCAGGGTTCATGAGCGGGATTTTCGATGCACGAGAACCAGATCCGTTGCATAGGAAATTTGTCGAAAAGTGCCTCAGAGATAAGGGCTACAAAATCATCGGATGGAAATAA
- a CDS encoding SagB/ThcOx family dehydrogenase → MKKAIIIILILILMILGIRTAISLLHSATNTEPASNLKIIKLPEPKYDSKTSVEKALLKRRSVRSYKNEPVTLAETSQLLWAAQGITNPEGFRTAPSAGALYPLEVYLIAGNVDSLNAGIYKYKNHRHALIRVREGDKRKGLSMAAFAQRAVRDAALDIVISAVYERTTVKYRKRGIRYVHMEAGHAAQNIFLQAVSLNLGTVTIGAFWDGQVKRVVNMPDEEHPLYIIPVGRK, encoded by the coding sequence ATGAAAAAGGCAATCATAATAATACTAATCTTGATTTTGATGATTTTGGGAATAAGGACAGCAATTTCGCTGCTACACTCAGCTACAAATACCGAACCTGCGTCAAATTTAAAAATCATAAAACTTCCTGAACCAAAGTATGATAGTAAGACCTCTGTTGAAAAGGCTCTTCTCAAGAGAAGATCAGTAAGAAGCTATAAAAATGAGCCGGTGACTCTTGCAGAAACTTCACAGCTTCTCTGGGCCGCTCAGGGGATTACAAATCCAGAAGGCTTTCGAACAGCCCCTTCAGCAGGGGCGCTCTATCCCCTTGAGGTTTACCTCATCGCTGGAAATGTAGATAGTCTTAATGCTGGAATTTATAAATATAAAAATCACAGGCATGCATTAATAAGAGTCAGAGAAGGGGATAAAAGGAAAGGGCTAAGTATGGCTGCTTTTGCCCAAAGAGCGGTTAGAGATGCTGCTTTAGATATTGTCATATCTGCTGTTTATGAACGAACAACGGTAAAGTATAGAAAGAGAGGGATAAGATACGTGCATATGGAAGCCGGCCACGCAGCTCAAAATATCTTTTTGCAGGCAGTTTCCCTCAATCTTGGAACAGTTACTATCGGAGCTTTCTGGGATGGTCAAGTAAAGAGGGTTGTAAATATGCCCGACGAAGAGCATCCTTTATATATCATACCCGTTGGAAGGAAATAG
- a CDS encoding VIT1/CCC1 transporter family protein, translating to MKLSIRKGFSFGLTSGIITTLGLIIGLHSSTRSAHVIIGGILVIAIADALSDALGIHVSEESENKHTTKEIWESTLTTLLSKFIFSITFIIPILLFPLSTAIYISIIWGLSLLAIFSFYIAKRENIEPYKVVIEHLVIAIIVMVVTHYVGDWVATFG from the coding sequence ATGAAACTTTCAATAAGAAAAGGTTTTAGTTTTGGTTTAACATCTGGAATTATTACTACCCTCGGTCTAATTATAGGACTGCATTCAAGCACTCGTTCAGCACATGTCATCATTGGTGGCATTCTTGTAATAGCAATCGCAGATGCTCTCTCAGATGCGTTAGGAATTCATGTATCTGAAGAATCTGAGAATAAACACACAACAAAAGAAATCTGGGAATCAACACTTACGACATTATTATCTAAATTTATTTTTTCAATAACATTTATTATTCCAATTCTCCTGTTTCCACTTTCTACCGCAATATATATCAGTATAATATGGGGTTTATCCTTATTAGCAATTTTTAGTTTTTATATCGCTAAAAGAGAGAATATAGAACCTTACAAAGTGGTCATAGAGCATTTGGTTATTGCAATAATAGTCATGGTTGTAACTCATTATGTTGGGGATTGGGTAGCAACTTTTGGATAG
- a CDS encoding nitroreductase family protein → MFLSLIQKRRSIRQFLDKQVEAEKIDMLIEASLRPPSSRGFNPWEFIFVTDKSLLEKLSRAKEHGSSFLKNAPLGVVILADPDKCDVWIEDCSIASIFIHLAAESLGLGSCWIQIRERMHSGSKTAEEYILEVLNIPKNFKVLSMIGVGYPDEKKPPHKKEELQYEKVHRDLHGKSS, encoded by the coding sequence ATGTTTCTTTCTCTTATTCAAAAAAGAAGAAGTATAAGACAATTCTTAGATAAACAGGTAGAAGCTGAAAAAATCGATATGCTGATTGAAGCATCACTTCGTCCCCCTTCATCAAGGGGATTTAACCCGTGGGAGTTTATCTTTGTTACGGATAAAAGTTTATTGGAAAAACTTTCCAGAGCCAAGGAACACGGATCGTCATTTTTAAAGAACGCACCACTCGGAGTTGTGATCTTAGCTGACCCGGATAAATGCGATGTATGGATTGAGGATTGCTCTATTGCTTCGATATTTATCCATCTGGCAGCAGAATCTCTGGGGCTTGGAAGCTGCTGGATTCAGATTAGAGAGAGAATGCACAGCGGGAGTAAAACTGCAGAGGAATATATATTAGAAGTTTTAAATATACCAAAAAATTTTAAAGTGCTATCGATGATTGGTGTGGGATATCCTGATGAGAAAAAACCCCCTCACAAAAAAGAAGAACTCCAATATGAAAAGGTGCATCGCGATTTGCATGGGAAGTCATCTTAA